A genomic region of Armatimonadota bacterium contains the following coding sequences:
- the mqnC gene encoding dehypoxanthine futalosine cyclase — protein MAATAVPDLTIDSIADKVFADERISPADAEFLFYHPNLNDLAALADHRRRQRTDPKVVTYVIGRILNYTNVCWVRCKFCAFYRVPNHEEGYTLSTDEILEKVRDTVEQGGTEILFQGGCNPKLKIDWYEDIFSTVKKEFPMVDLHALSPAELIYIAHISKLTLQETLERLKAVGQNSVPGAGGEILVDRVRKIIAPYKDTTDEWLECMRAAASQGLKSSASMMFGHVETMADRVEHLGRIRDLQDECQPFRAFVTWNFQPEETNLPIERKASSFDYLRTIAVSRVFLDNFDHLQLSILTQGPKIAQIGLGYGADDFGSTMIEENVVSAAGNKFILNAEEFERLITDAGYKARQRNTRYELI, from the coding sequence GCCGACGAGCGGATCTCCCCTGCAGACGCCGAGTTCTTGTTCTATCACCCGAACTTGAACGACCTCGCGGCTTTGGCAGACCACCGGCGACGTCAAAGGACCGACCCTAAAGTCGTGACTTACGTCATCGGCCGCATCCTCAACTACACCAACGTCTGCTGGGTGCGGTGCAAGTTCTGCGCGTTCTACCGCGTGCCGAACCACGAGGAGGGGTACACGCTTTCTACCGATGAGATTTTGGAGAAGGTGCGCGACACGGTCGAGCAGGGCGGGACGGAGATCCTGTTCCAAGGAGGCTGCAACCCTAAGCTGAAGATCGACTGGTACGAGGACATCTTTTCGACCGTGAAGAAGGAGTTTCCAATGGTCGATCTGCACGCGCTGTCGCCGGCTGAATTGATCTACATTGCGCACATCTCGAAGCTGACTTTGCAAGAAACTTTGGAGCGATTGAAAGCTGTCGGGCAGAACTCCGTGCCGGGCGCCGGCGGTGAGATCTTAGTCGATCGCGTGCGCAAGATCATCGCTCCTTATAAGGACACGACCGACGAGTGGCTGGAATGCATGCGCGCGGCCGCTTCTCAGGGACTGAAGTCTTCGGCGTCGATGATGTTCGGCCACGTCGAAACGATGGCCGACCGCGTCGAGCACCTCGGCCGCATCCGCGACCTGCAAGACGAGTGCCAGCCGTTCCGCGCGTTCGTCACCTGGAACTTTCAGCCAGAAGAGACGAACCTCCCGATCGAGCGCAAGGCGTCGTCGTTTGATTATTTGCGCACCATCGCCGTCTCGCGCGTGTTCCTCGACAACTTCGACCACCTGCAGCTATCGATCCTCACCCAAGGGCCGAAGATCGCGCAGATCGGGCTGGGCTACGGGGCCGACGACTTCGGCTCCACCATGATCGAGGAGAACGTGGTGTCCGCCGCCGGCAACAAGTTCATCCTCAACGCCGAAGAGTTCGAGCGGTTGATCACCGATGCTGGCTACAAAGCACGACAGCGCAACACGCGGTACGAACTGATCTGA